One genomic window of Wolbachia endosymbiont (group B) of Eucosma cana includes the following:
- a CDS encoding RadC family protein → MNKSKEEIEFRILESKGKALLDREIMETFLSAVHERPQAQEIAKNLVNTYAGVGRILGREMDDLKVIEGVTDSAVAMIMCVKETLERVLREKLKGEPIMDLQGLVEYLNVSIGHAERECVKILYLNKRRQLIGEESYIGEMEKAPVYIKEIIRKALIKNATLVIMSHNHPGGRLEPSEEDQEVTKSLAAACSTVSVKLFDHIIITSGGYFSFRENGLL, encoded by the coding sequence ATGAATAAAAGTAAAGAAGAAATCGAATTCAGAATATTAGAAAGCAAAGGCAAAGCACTACTTGATCGTGAAATAATGGAAACATTTTTAAGTGCAGTACATGAAAGGCCACAAGCTCAAGAAATTGCTAAAAATCTGGTGAATACTTATGCAGGAGTAGGAAGGATTTTAGGTCGAGAAATGGATGACCTGAAAGTCATAGAAGGAGTAACTGATTCTGCAGTAGCAATGATTATGTGCGTTAAGGAAACACTAGAAAGGGTACTGAGAGAAAAGCTCAAGGGAGAACCAATCATGGACTTACAAGGGCTAGTAGAATACTTGAACGTAAGTATAGGTCATGCAGAGAGGGAATGTGTAAAAATACTGTACTTGAATAAAAGGCGCCAACTAATCGGAGAAGAATCCTATATTGGTGAAATGGAAAAAGCACCAGTGTACATAAAGGAAATTATAAGAAAAGCATTAATAAAGAATGCAACATTAGTAATAATGTCACACAACCATCCTGGGGGACGCTTAGAACCATCAGAAGAAGATCAAGAAGTAACGAAGAGCTTAGCAGCAGCATGTAGTACTGTAAGCGTAAAATTGTTTGACCATATTATCATCACAAGTGGAGGCTATTTCAGCTTTCGAGAAAACGGATTGTTATAG
- a CDS encoding Rpn family recombination-promoting nuclease/putative transposase codes for MALSKFLDPKNDISFKRIFGTEKNKDILIHFLNDILGFTGKSTIKDIEFLSTIQDPDIASKKQSIVDVLCRDENGLQVIVEMQVAKTKGFEKRAQYYAAKAYSRQASKGDQYHDLKEIIFIAIADCILFPDKSEYKSKHTIRDEDTNEHDLKDFYFIFIELPKFTKTKEDQLSSIVEKWIYFFRYADETSEEELERIIGSDLIIKRAYEELNRFNWSEKEFIAYEQEIKRIRDEQAVLAQKLDDAKHEGRQEGRQEGRQEGRQEGIQIGHQKGREEGEKQAKIAVAKNLLKAGVSTDIISQTTGFSHSEISQLKEKT; via the coding sequence ATGGCTCTTTCGAAGTTTCTCGATCCAAAAAATGATATATCGTTCAAGCGCATCTTTGGCACTGAAAAAAACAAGGACATTCTTATTCACTTCCTTAATGATATCCTTGGCTTCACTGGCAAAAGTACAATAAAGGATATAGAGTTCTTAAGTACTATTCAAGACCCTGATATTGCTTCTAAAAAACAAAGCATTGTTGATGTTCTTTGTAGGGATGAAAATGGGCTGCAAGTCATAGTCGAAATGCAGGTCGCTAAAACTAAGGGCTTTGAAAAACGTGCCCAATATTACGCAGCTAAAGCTTACTCAAGACAAGCTAGTAAGGGTGATCAATATCATGACCTTAAGGAAATTATCTTTATTGCTATAGCAGATTGTATTTTATTTCCTGATAAGTCTGAGTACAAATCAAAGCATACTATTCGTGATGAAGATACTAATGAACATGATCTAAAAGATTTTTACTTTATATTTATTGAGTTACCTAAATTTACAAAAACCAAGGAAGATCAGCTTTCAAGTATAGTCGAGAAATGGATCTACTTCTTTAGATATGCAGACGAAACTAGTGAAGAAGAGCTAGAGAGAATAATAGGAAGTGATCTAATAATTAAAAGAGCTTATGAAGAACTAAATAGATTCAACTGGTCAGAAAAAGAATTTATTGCCTATGAACAAGAGATCAAACGTATTCGTGATGAACAGGCTGTCCTTGCTCAAAAACTCGATGATGCTAAACATGAAGGTAGACAAGAAGGTAGACAAGAAGGTAGACAAGAAGGTAGACAAGAAGGCATCCAAATCGGCCATCAAAAAGGTAGGGAAGAGGGAGAAAAACAAGCTAAAATAGCTGTGGCAAAAAACCTACTTAAAGCTGGTGTCTCTACTGATATCATATCACAAACTACAGGTTTTTCTCATTCTGAAATTTCACAACTCAAAGAAAAAACATAA